Proteins encoded in a region of the Oceanibaculum nanhaiense genome:
- a CDS encoding DUF1150 family protein: MNMLQKFHPMSNQDLVMLGLNDVAYIRTVPSLEGQSGFAIHAADGTEMLVVDSVALAMATIRQNDMEPLLVH; encoded by the coding sequence ATGAACATGCTTCAGAAATTCCATCCGATGTCGAATCAGGACCTGGTCATGCTGGGCCTGAACGATGTGGCCTATATCCGCACGGTCCCCTCCCTGGAGGGGCAGTCGGGATTCGCCATTCACGCCGCCGACGGTACCGAGATGCTGGTCGTCGATAGCGTCGCATTGGCGATGGCGACAATCCGCCAGAACGATATGGAGCCGCTGCTGGTGCATTGA
- the ptsN gene encoding PTS IIA-like nitrogen regulatory protein PtsN, translating to MEIMDLISPDAVIASLRATSKKQALQELARKAAELTGLEERRIFEVLLERERLGTTGVGNGIAIPHGKLPELTRLYGIFARLDKPIDFDSIDDEPVDLIFLLLAPESAGADHLKALARVSRLLRDRSTCSKLRGCDTADGLYAVLTQTPTSHAA from the coding sequence ATGGAAATCATGGACCTGATCTCACCGGACGCTGTGATCGCCTCTCTGCGGGCGACCAGCAAGAAGCAGGCTTTGCAGGAGCTTGCGCGTAAGGCTGCCGAGCTTACCGGACTGGAAGAGCGGCGCATCTTCGAAGTGCTGCTGGAGCGCGAGCGCCTGGGCACCACGGGCGTGGGCAACGGCATTGCCATTCCGCATGGCAAGCTGCCGGAGCTGACCCGGCTCTACGGCATTTTCGCGCGGCTGGACAAGCCGATCGATTTCGATTCGATCGACGACGAGCCGGTCGATCTGATCTTTCTGCTGCTGGCGCCCGAATCGGCGGGAGCGGATCATCTGAAGGCACTGGCGCGGGTATCGCGGCTGCTGCGTGATCGTTCGACCTGCAGCAAGCTGAGGGGATGCGACACGGCGGACGGGCTCTATGCCGTACTGACCCAGACTCCGACCAGCCACGCCGCCTGA
- the hpf gene encoding ribosome hibernation-promoting factor, HPF/YfiA family translates to MQLTVKGKQIDVGDALRHHIDKNLRSEIEKYFGSALEAKVVMSRDAVMFTADIDVHVGRGIDVQASGEADDAHVAFDNACTRVAKQLRRYKRRLRDHHKNAARVGEVLSAQHYVLAPEPEEEGAEPVGDDALIVAEMKTEIPTLTPRDAAMRMDLAGKPVLMFRLASNGRLNVVYRREDGNIGWIDPQM, encoded by the coding sequence ATGCAGCTCACCGTCAAGGGCAAGCAGATCGACGTCGGCGACGCTTTGCGTCACCATATCGACAAGAATCTGCGTTCCGAGATCGAGAAGTATTTCGGGTCGGCGCTGGAAGCCAAGGTTGTCATGTCACGCGATGCGGTGATGTTCACCGCCGATATCGATGTGCATGTCGGCCGCGGCATTGATGTGCAGGCCAGCGGCGAGGCGGATGACGCCCATGTCGCCTTCGACAATGCCTGCACCCGCGTCGCCAAGCAGCTGCGCCGCTACAAGCGGCGGCTGCGCGATCACCACAAGAACGCGGCCAGGGTCGGAGAGGTTCTGTCGGCACAGCATTATGTGCTGGCCCCCGAACCGGAAGAGGAAGGGGCCGAGCCTGTCGGTGACGACGCGCTGATCGTGGCCGAAATGAAGACCGAAATCCCCACGCTGACGCCGCGCGACGCGGCCATGCGGATGGATCTTGCGGGCAAGCCGGTACTGATGTTCCGCCTTGCCTCAAACGGCCGGCTGAACGTCGTCTATCGGCGTGAAGACGGCAATATAGGGTGGATCGATCCCCAGATGTAG
- the rpoN gene encoding RNA polymerase factor sigma-54, with the protein MALAQRLDLRQSQALVMTPQLQQAIKLLQLSNLELADYIEREIEQNPLLERDDGDGDVRIEGGIDADLDRDDTPQLSSDRQDTAVLAGGDTLPGEGDGPLDSDAGDTNLWSSNEYTGEGSGGESLNWKTSGGGGDFSDEEDLRDRTLASEKSLSEHLNEQVGADFAAPLDRAIASYMIGQLDDCGWLTTGCEAIAEALGCTLEQVEAVLDRLQRLDPPGIFARSLKECLALQLREKNRLDPAMQALLDNLELLAKRDLSALRRLCGVDNEDLGDMVTEIKALNPKPGERFEREAPPTLIPDVLMRPTADGGWEIELNSDTLPRVLVNRRYHAAISRSGLRREDKDYLSEQLQSANWLVKSLHQRATTIIKVSGEIVRQQDAFFRHGIGHLRPLVLRDIADAIGMHESTVSRVTANKYIASPRGVFELKFFFSAAISAMDGAASHSAESVRFRIKTLIDAEPADAVLSDDRIVEILQTGGVDIARRTVAKYRESMRIPSSVQRRREKSLGL; encoded by the coding sequence ATGGCATTGGCGCAGCGGTTAGACCTCAGACAGTCGCAGGCGTTGGTGATGACGCCGCAACTGCAGCAGGCGATCAAGCTGCTGCAGCTCTCGAATCTGGAACTCGCCGACTATATCGAACGCGAGATCGAGCAGAACCCGCTGCTGGAGCGTGACGATGGCGATGGCGACGTCCGGATCGAGGGTGGCATCGACGCCGATCTCGACCGGGACGACACGCCCCAACTCTCCTCCGACCGTCAGGACACCGCCGTACTTGCCGGCGGCGACACCCTGCCCGGCGAGGGCGACGGCCCGCTCGACTCCGATGCCGGCGATACCAACCTCTGGAGCAGCAACGAATATACCGGCGAGGGCAGCGGCGGCGAATCGCTGAACTGGAAGACCTCCGGCGGCGGCGGCGATTTCAGCGACGAGGAGGATCTGCGCGACCGCACGCTGGCCTCGGAGAAAAGCCTGTCCGAACATCTGAACGAACAGGTCGGCGCCGATTTCGCCGCCCCGCTGGACCGCGCCATCGCCAGCTACATGATCGGGCAGCTGGATGATTGCGGCTGGCTCACCACCGGCTGCGAGGCCATCGCCGAGGCGCTGGGATGCACGCTGGAGCAGGTGGAGGCGGTACTGGACCGGCTGCAGCGGCTGGACCCGCCCGGCATCTTCGCCCGCTCGCTGAAGGAATGCCTCGCCCTGCAGCTGCGCGAGAAGAACCGGCTGGACCCGGCAATGCAGGCGCTGCTCGACAATCTGGAACTGCTGGCCAAGCGCGATCTCAGCGCCTTGCGCCGCCTGTGTGGCGTCGATAACGAGGATCTCGGCGACATGGTCACCGAGATCAAGGCGCTGAATCCGAAGCCCGGAGAGCGCTTCGAGCGCGAGGCACCGCCGACGCTGATCCCCGATGTGCTGATGCGCCCGACCGCCGATGGCGGCTGGGAGATCGAGCTGAACAGCGACACCCTGCCGCGCGTGCTGGTCAACCGGCGCTACCATGCCGCCATCAGCCGCAGCGGCCTGCGCCGCGAGGACAAGGATTACCTGTCCGAACAGCTGCAATCGGCCAACTGGCTGGTGAAGTCGCTGCACCAGCGCGCCACCACCATCATCAAGGTGTCGGGCGAGATCGTGCGCCAGCAGGACGCCTTCTTCCGGCACGGCATCGGCCATCTGCGCCCCCTGGTACTGCGCGACATCGCCGATGCCATCGGCATGCACGAAAGCACCGTCAGCCGGGTGACGGCGAACAAATACATCGCCAGCCCGCGCGGCGTGTTCGAACTGAAGTTCTTTTTCAGCGCCGCGATCTCGGCCATGGACGGGGCGGCCAGCCATTCCGCCGAGTCGGTGCGCTTCCGCATCAAGACGCTGATCGATGCGGAGCCTGCCGACGCCGTGCTGTCGGATGACCGGATCGTCGAGATTTTGCAGACGGGCGGCGTCGATATCGCCAGAAGAACCGTCGCCAAGTATCGGGAATCCATGCGCATTCCCTCATCTGTTCAACGCCGCCGGGAGAAAAGCCTTGGCCTGTGA
- the lptB gene encoding LPS export ABC transporter ATP-binding protein: MNQNGPRSAADSETAGGPRLIADNRGLSAVNLGKQYKKRPVLRGVSVSVQRGEAVGLLGPNGAGKTTCFYIITGLIAPDYGTIALDGEDITELPMYRRARLGIGYLPQEASIFRGLTVEQNIRAVLEVVEADPARREEQLDELLAEFSISHLRRTPAMALSGGERRRVEIARALASRPSFILLDEPLAGIDPIAVGDIRDLVSHLKDRGIGVLITDHNVRETLEIVDRAYILHDGRVLMEGVPSEIVDDADVRRVYLGERFSL; this comes from the coding sequence ATGAACCAGAACGGCCCCAGATCAGCCGCCGACAGCGAGACCGCCGGAGGCCCGCGCCTGATCGCCGACAACCGGGGCCTGTCCGCCGTCAATCTGGGCAAGCAGTACAAGAAGCGCCCGGTGCTGCGCGGCGTCAGCGTCTCCGTGCAGCGCGGCGAGGCGGTTGGCTTGCTGGGGCCGAACGGCGCCGGCAAGACCACCTGCTTCTACATCATCACCGGCCTGATCGCGCCGGACTATGGCACCATTGCCCTGGATGGCGAGGACATCACCGAGCTTCCGATGTACCGCCGCGCCCGCCTCGGTATCGGCTATTTGCCGCAGGAGGCCTCGATCTTCCGCGGCCTGACCGTCGAGCAGAACATCCGCGCGGTGCTGGAGGTGGTGGAAGCCGATCCGGCGCGGCGCGAGGAACAGCTCGACGAGCTGCTGGCGGAATTCTCCATCTCGCATCTGCGCCGCACGCCGGCGATGGCGCTGTCCGGCGGTGAACGCCGGCGCGTCGAGATCGCCCGGGCGCTGGCCTCGCGGCCCAGCTTCATCCTGCTGGACGAACCGCTGGCCGGCATCGATCCGATTGCGGTGGGCGATATCCGTGATCTGGTCTCGCATCTGAAGGACCGGGGGATCGGCGTGCTGATCACCGACCATAATGTGCGCGAGACGCTGGAGATCGTGGATCGCGCCTATATCCTGCATGATGGGCGGGTGCTGATGGAAGGCGTGCCTTCCGAGATCGTGGACGATGCCGACGTTCGCCGGGTCTATCTCGGGGAACGGTTCAGCTTGTGA
- a CDS encoding LptA/OstA family protein, translating into MPTPLRLPVPSLLLALLFCLSFLLVPASVQAQSLSTIGGGDGPVTVEAENGIEWLRDARQYIARGNARATQGEVTVLADRLIASYREAADGSTEIFQLEADGNVRIASPTETAYGDRAVYDLDSQRMRLTGQDLRLVSAEDTVTARERIDYFQQEKMAVAVGDAVATRGDRTIRADTLTARFAEGKDGKQQLTRVDADGNVVITTPNEIARSRQAVYTVARETAVLTGDVKITQGRNQLNGQRAEVNLRTGVSKLLAGQSGDGRVKGIFVPQEGSSLPGRRTQ; encoded by the coding sequence ATGCCGACACCTCTCAGACTGCCCGTTCCCTCCCTCCTGCTCGCCCTGCTGTTCTGCCTTTCCTTTCTTCTCGTTCCGGCGTCGGTGCAGGCGCAATCGCTGTCCACCATCGGCGGCGGCGACGGGCCGGTGACGGTGGAGGCCGAGAACGGCATCGAATGGCTGCGCGATGCCCGCCAGTACATCGCGCGCGGCAATGCCAGAGCCACACAGGGCGAGGTCACCGTGCTTGCCGACAGGCTGATCGCGTCCTACCGCGAGGCGGCGGACGGCAGCACCGAGATTTTCCAGCTGGAAGCCGACGGCAATGTGCGCATCGCCTCGCCGACGGAAACCGCCTATGGCGACCGCGCCGTCTATGATCTCGACAGCCAGCGGATGCGCCTGACCGGCCAGGATTTGCGGCTGGTTTCCGCCGAGGACACGGTCACGGCGCGTGAGCGCATCGATTACTTCCAGCAGGAGAAGATGGCCGTCGCGGTCGGCGATGCGGTCGCCACGCGCGGTGACCGGACGATCCGCGCCGACACACTGACCGCCCGCTTCGCCGAGGGCAAGGACGGCAAGCAGCAGCTAACCCGCGTCGATGCCGACGGAAATGTCGTCATCACCACGCCAAACGAAATCGCGCGCAGCCGGCAAGCTGTCTATACTGTCGCCAGGGAGACAGCGGTTCTCACGGGAGACGTGAAGATCACCCAGGGCCGGAATCAGCTGAACGGCCAGCGCGCCGAGGTGAATCTGCGCACCGGCGTCAGCAAATTGCTGGCCGGCCAGAGCGGGGACGGCCGTGTGAAAGGGATTTTCGTGCCGCAGGAGGGCAGTTCGCTGCCCGGTCGCAGGACACAGTAG
- the lptC gene encoding LPS export ABC transporter periplasmic protein LptC yields MSSQTHTNEDGSADWPAPPPPKGRRVRRLPVAGYSRMVFLMKVLLPSIAVVLVGLVIAWPELISNDGRFRLNAVRIDQRDAETLRMVNPRYVGTDNRNQPFTVTADAATQSSGNADLVALDHPKADIALQDGTWVALTASDGLYHRGQQSIDLKGAVNIFHDSGYEFRSESALIDLKAGTASGEQTVTGQGPLGDVEAEGFQILDQGARILFTGKARLVMYPAAGG; encoded by the coding sequence GTGAGCAGCCAGACCCACACCAATGAGGACGGAAGCGCCGATTGGCCGGCCCCGCCGCCGCCGAAGGGCCGGCGCGTGCGCCGCCTGCCGGTGGCTGGCTACAGCCGCATGGTGTTCCTGATGAAAGTCCTGCTGCCATCGATCGCGGTGGTGCTGGTCGGGCTGGTCATCGCCTGGCCGGAACTGATCTCCAACGATGGGCGCTTCCGGCTGAACGCGGTGCGCATCGACCAGCGCGACGCGGAGACGCTGCGCATGGTGAACCCGCGCTATGTCGGCACCGACAACCGCAACCAGCCCTTTACCGTCACCGCCGACGCCGCCACGCAATCCAGCGGCAATGCCGATCTGGTGGCGCTCGACCATCCCAAGGCTGACATCGCACTGCAGGATGGCACCTGGGTTGCGCTGACCGCCAGCGACGGCCTGTATCATCGGGGCCAGCAATCGATTGACCTGAAGGGGGCCGTGAACATCTTCCATGATTCCGGCTACGAGTTCCGCTCCGAATCGGCCCTGATCGACCTTAAGGCCGGCACCGCGTCCGGTGAACAAACCGTCACCGGACAAGGGCCGCTGGGCGATGTCGAGGCAGAGGGCTTCCAGATTCTCGACCAGGGCGCGCGCATCCTGTTCACCGGCAAGGCGCGCCTCGTCATGTATCCCGCGGCGGGAGGATGA
- a CDS encoding ribonuclease D has product MTIHLHKGDLPDGLDLGSCVAIDSETMGLRPGRDRLCLVQLSAGDGESHLVQFAPEQYDAPNLKRLLADPKITKLFHYARFDIAVFRHYLGVETTPLYCTKIASKLVRTYTDRHGLKDLCRELLGIDLSKQQQSSDWGAAELTQEQLAYAASDVLHLHRLKAVLDERLAREGRQEIAAACFRFLPTRAVLDLSGWAEEDIFSH; this is encoded by the coding sequence TTGACAATCCATCTTCATAAAGGCGACCTGCCCGACGGTCTTGACCTCGGCAGCTGCGTCGCCATCGACAGCGAAACCATGGGCCTGCGCCCCGGTCGCGACCGGCTGTGCCTGGTCCAGCTTTCGGCCGGCGATGGCGAAAGCCATCTGGTTCAGTTCGCGCCGGAACAGTATGACGCGCCCAATCTGAAGCGGCTGCTGGCCGACCCCAAAATCACCAAGCTGTTCCATTATGCGCGCTTTGATATTGCCGTGTTCCGGCATTATCTGGGCGTCGAGACAACCCCTCTCTACTGCACGAAGATCGCCTCCAAGCTGGTGCGCACCTATACCGACCGCCACGGGCTGAAGGATCTGTGCCGGGAATTGCTGGGCATCGACCTGTCCAAGCAGCAGCAATCCTCCGACTGGGGGGCCGCTGAGCTGACCCAGGAGCAGCTTGCCTACGCGGCCTCCGACGTCCTGCACCTGCACAGGCTGAAGGCGGTGCTGGACGAGCGGCTGGCGCGCGAGGGCCGGCAGGAGATCGCCGCGGCCTGCTTCCGCTTCCTGCCAACCCGTGCTGTGCTCGACCTCAGCGGCTGGGCGGAAGAAGATATCTTCTCGCACTGA
- a CDS encoding complex I NDUFA9 subunit family protein gives MSDKVVTVFGGSGFIGRYVVQRLAKTGVRVNVAVRHVERAKFLKPMGNVGQITPISCDITDADSVAGAVQGADAVINLVGILYPSGHGHGFDDVHHQAARTIAEAAKAVGARALVHLSAIGADADSDSAYARSKAAGEAAVREVFPEATILRPSIVFGPEDAFFNRFGAMARLSPALPLIGGGHTLFQPVYVGDVADAVLRALSDSKAQGKTYELGGPKTYSFKALMEVMLATIGRSRLLVPVPFCVADVQAAVLQLLPVPPLTRDQVTLLKHDNVVAEGALTLTDLGIDPTTLEVILPAYMERFRRDGHYSRYTG, from the coding sequence ATGAGCGATAAGGTGGTGACGGTTTTCGGCGGCTCGGGCTTTATCGGCCGCTATGTCGTCCAGCGGCTGGCCAAGACCGGCGTGCGCGTCAATGTCGCGGTGCGCCATGTCGAGCGTGCGAAATTCCTGAAGCCGATGGGCAATGTCGGCCAGATCACGCCGATCAGCTGCGATATCACCGACGCGGACTCGGTCGCCGGTGCCGTGCAGGGCGCTGACGCGGTCATCAATCTGGTCGGTATCCTGTATCCGTCGGGTCATGGCCACGGTTTCGACGACGTGCATCATCAGGCCGCCCGGACCATCGCCGAGGCCGCGAAGGCGGTCGGCGCCAGGGCGCTGGTCCATCTCTCGGCCATCGGCGCCGATGCCGACTCGGACTCGGCCTATGCGCGCTCCAAGGCGGCGGGCGAGGCGGCGGTTCGCGAGGTTTTCCCGGAAGCCACGATCCTGCGCCCCAGCATCGTGTTCGGGCCGGAGGATGCGTTTTTCAACCGGTTCGGCGCCATGGCGCGGCTGTCGCCGGCGCTGCCGCTGATCGGTGGCGGCCATACGCTGTTTCAACCGGTCTATGTCGGCGATGTGGCGGATGCGGTGCTGCGCGCCCTGTCGGATAGCAAGGCGCAGGGCAAGACCTACGAACTGGGCGGGCCCAAGACCTACAGTTTCAAGGCGCTGATGGAAGTCATGCTGGCCACCATCGGCCGCAGCCGGCTGCTGGTGCCGGTGCCGTTCTGCGTTGCGGACGTCCAGGCCGCCGTCCTGCAGCTGCTGCCGGTGCCGCCGCTGACCCGTGACCAGGTGACGCTGCTGAAGCACGACAATGTGGTGGCCGAGGGTGCGCTGACGCTGACCGATCTGGGCATCGACCCGACCACGCTGGAGGTCATCCTGCCGGCCTATATGGAGCGCTTCCGCCGGGATGGGCATTACAGCCGGTACACGGGGTAA
- a CDS encoding undecaprenyl-diphosphate phosphatase, with product MPLFHLIVLALVQGITEFLPVSSSAHLILVPYVTGWEDQGLLLDVAVHVGTLLAVMLYFWRDLWEMLRGAGLALRGKRTAGQRMIGHLIIATIPAVLAGYLLHKYAGDLLRSVEVIAWATIGFGVLLYIADRIGMTLRRIEHMTAGSALLLGLAQVLAFIPGASRSGVTMMAARFLGYERADTARFSMLMSIPVIAGAGLLAALDLAKAGDASLTMDALIGAGLAFVSALLAIALMMRWLRRASFTPFVVYRLLLGAALLALIYL from the coding sequence TTGCCGCTGTTCCACCTGATCGTCCTGGCCCTGGTCCAGGGCATTACTGAATTTCTCCCGGTCAGCTCCTCGGCGCATCTGATCCTGGTGCCCTATGTCACCGGCTGGGAGGATCAGGGGCTGCTGCTCGACGTCGCGGTGCATGTCGGCACGCTGCTGGCGGTGATGCTGTATTTCTGGCGCGACCTCTGGGAGATGCTGCGCGGTGCGGGGCTGGCGCTGCGCGGCAAGCGCACCGCAGGCCAGCGCATGATCGGGCACCTGATCATCGCCACAATCCCGGCCGTCCTCGCCGGCTATCTGCTGCATAAATATGCCGGCGACCTGCTGCGCAGCGTCGAGGTGATCGCCTGGGCGACCATCGGCTTCGGCGTACTGCTCTATATCGCGGACAGGATCGGCATGACCCTGCGGCGGATCGAACATATGACCGCCGGCTCGGCGCTGCTGCTCGGCCTGGCGCAGGTACTGGCCTTCATCCCCGGTGCCAGCCGGTCCGGCGTGACCATGATGGCGGCGCGGTTCCTGGGGTACGAGCGCGCCGACACCGCCCGCTTTTCGATGCTGATGTCGATTCCGGTGATTGCCGGCGCCGGGTTGCTCGCAGCGCTGGATCTCGCGAAGGCCGGCGATGCCAGCCTGACCATGGACGCGCTGATCGGCGCGGGGCTGGCCTTCGTCTCGGCGCTGCTCGCCATCGCTCTGATGATGCGCTGGCTGCGCCGGGCCAGCTTCACGCCCTTCGTGGTGTATCGGCTGCTGCTGGGGGCTGCCCTGCTGGCGCTGATCTATCTCTAG
- a CDS encoding NAD(P)-dependent oxidoreductase, whose translation MASKMLKFVTVPQHMPDKRGVDARRQDFQEIYSRFEPKDAAEQAARCSQCGVPFCQIHCPLQNNIPDWLMLTAEGRLEEAYEVSSATNNMPEICGRICPQDRLCEGNCVIEKGFNSVTIGSVEKYITDTAWEKGWVKVPKPRRELEQSVGIIGAGPAGMAAAEQLRKKGYQVHIYDRYDRGGGLMIYGIPGFKLEKDVVERRTKLLQDAGIVYHFNCDIGRDVTMDELRERHDAVLIATGVYKARDIKLPGVGLGNIVPALDYLVASNRKGLGDEVPAYDDGSLNAAGKNVVVIGGGDTAMDCVRTAVRQGAKSVKCLYRRDRANMPGSQREVHHAEEEGVEFVWLAAPEAFVGDGTVSGVRAIRMHLGVPDATGRQTPQPIEGSSETHPADLVIKALGFDPEDLPVLFGAPGLEVTRWGTVKVNHRTMMSKLDGVFAAGDIVRGASLVVWAVRDGRDVAESIHKHITARLAGESAEQPADVKKAGGKPLAMAS comes from the coding sequence ATGGCCAGCAAGATGCTGAAATTCGTCACCGTGCCGCAGCACATGCCTGACAAGCGGGGTGTCGATGCGCGCCGGCAGGATTTCCAGGAAATCTATTCCCGCTTCGAGCCGAAGGATGCCGCGGAACAGGCAGCGCGCTGCTCGCAGTGCGGCGTGCCGTTCTGCCAGATTCACTGCCCGCTGCAGAACAACATCCCCGATTGGCTGATGCTGACCGCCGAAGGGCGCCTGGAGGAGGCCTACGAGGTATCCTCGGCGACCAACAACATGCCGGAAATCTGCGGCCGTATCTGCCCGCAGGACCGGCTGTGCGAGGGCAATTGCGTCATCGAGAAGGGCTTCAACTCGGTCACCATCGGCTCGGTCGAGAAATACATCACCGACACCGCCTGGGAAAAAGGCTGGGTGAAGGTGCCGAAGCCGCGCCGCGAGCTGGAGCAGTCGGTCGGCATCATCGGCGCCGGCCCGGCCGGCATGGCGGCGGCGGAACAGCTGCGCAAGAAGGGCTACCAGGTCCATATCTACGACCGCTACGACCGTGGCGGCGGGCTGATGATCTATGGCATCCCCGGCTTCAAGCTGGAGAAGGATGTGGTCGAGCGCCGCACGAAGCTGCTGCAGGATGCCGGCATCGTCTATCACTTCAATTGCGATATCGGCCGCGACGTCACCATGGATGAACTGCGCGAGCGCCACGACGCCGTGCTGATCGCCACCGGCGTCTATAAGGCGCGCGACATCAAGCTGCCGGGTGTCGGGCTGGGTAATATCGTGCCGGCGCTGGATTATCTGGTCGCCTCCAACCGCAAGGGGCTGGGCGACGAGGTGCCGGCCTATGACGATGGCTCGCTGAACGCGGCGGGCAAGAATGTCGTGGTCATCGGCGGCGGCGACACGGCGATGGATTGCGTGCGCACCGCGGTGCGCCAGGGTGCGAAATCGGTGAAGTGCCTCTATCGCCGCGACCGGGCCAACATGCCGGGCAGCCAGCGCGAGGTTCACCACGCCGAGGAAGAAGGCGTGGAGTTCGTCTGGCTGGCCGCGCCCGAAGCCTTTGTCGGCGACGGCACCGTCTCCGGCGTGCGCGCCATCCGCATGCATCTGGGCGTGCCCGACGCCACCGGCCGGCAGACGCCGCAGCCGATCGAGGGCTCGTCGGAGACGCATCCGGCCGACCTCGTCATCAAGGCGCTGGGCTTCGACCCGGAAGACCTGCCGGTGCTGTTTGGCGCGCCGGGCCTGGAGGTGACGCGCTGGGGCACGGTGAAGGTCAATCACCGCACCATGATGAGCAAGCTGGATGGCGTGTTCGCCGCCGGCGATATCGTGCGCGGCGCCTCGCTGGTCGTGTGGGCCGTGCGCGATGGCCGCGACGTGGCCGAGAGCATTCACAAGCACATCACGGCCAGGCTCGCCGGCGAGTCGGCGGAACAGCCGGCGGACGTGAAGAAGGCGGGCGGCAAGCCGCTCGCCATGGCATCCTGA